The following coding sequences lie in one Sorghum bicolor cultivar BTx623 chromosome 6, Sorghum_bicolor_NCBIv3, whole genome shotgun sequence genomic window:
- the LOC110436679 gene encoding uncharacterized protein LOC110436679, which produces MFDVMCAFGSGYKAPLCKQMRGPYIAKCVEETRKFVDGFHKIWRETSCTIMADGWSDRKRRTLINFLVYCPKGTIFLKSVDATDSSKTREYLFRLFIDVVNHVGRENVVHFVTDNASNMVAAGRMLQDEFPSIYWSPCAAHCVNLILSDFGKEDLVKSTIAHASIITKYVYNHCYPLYLMRKFTKGHEILRPAQTRFATNFIALQSIYKYKIELQAMVVSNEWTKCAYYKETQAKKFTKYVLDQKFWKDCAIVCHLSEPLVRVLRIVDSDERPAMGYLFGAFHSARKEIVKRFQRKKDFVKPFIEYMDARWDKHFDKNLHAAGFWFNPNNQYNAEIRDKYNVTTSGVLDVIEKYAGKDIALRSALTKEMKIFRNGEGDFGRATAKNDRHVMLADEW; this is translated from the exons ATGTTTGATGTCATGTGTGCATTTGGTTCTGGATACAAGGCACCACTCTGTAAGCAGATGCGTGGTCCTTATATTGCAAAATGTGTTGAAGAGACTAGGAAGTTTGTTGATGGATTCCACAAAATTTGGAGGGAAACTAGTTGCACTATTATGGCTGATGGATGGAGTGACAGAAAGAGAAGGACCCTCATCAATTTTTTGGTCTACTGTCCCAAAGGTACTATCTTTCTTAAGTCAGTTGATGCCACTGATAGCTCCAAAACTAGAGAATATTTGTTTAGATTGTTCATAGATGTAGTCAATCATGTTGGGCGTGAGAATGTAGTTCATTTTGTCACTGATAATGCCTCTAACATGGTTGCTGCTGGTAGAATGTTACAAGATGAGTTCCCATCCATTTATTGGTCCCCTTGTGCTGCCCATTGTGTGAATTTGATATTGTCAGACTTCGGTAAGGAGGATTTAGTGAAGAGTACTATAGCTCATGCATCTATCATTACAAAATATGTCTACAACCATTGCTACCCATTGTATCTAATGAGAAAGTTCACTAAAGGTCATGAGATTCTTCGCCCAGCCCAAACTCGTTTTGCTACTAATTTTattgcattgcaaagcatatataAGTACAAAATTGAACTGCAAGCAATGGTCGTCTCCAATGAGTGGACAAAGTGTGCATATTATAAGGAAACACAAGCCAAAAAGTTCACCAAATATGTGCTAgatcaaaaattttggaaagatTGTGCAATTGTTTGTCATTTATCAGAACCACTAGTTCGAGTGCTGAGAATAGTGGACAGTGATGAGCGACCTGCAATGGGCTACCTGTTTGGAGCATTCCATTCTGCAAGAAAGGAAATTGTGAAGAGGTTTCAGAGAAAGAAAGACTTTGTAAAGCCTTTCATAGAATACATGGATGCACGTTGGGATAAGCACTTTGATAAGAATCTTCATGCTGCTGGCTTTTGGTTCAATCCTAATAATCAATACAATGCTGAAATTAGAGACAAGTACAACGTCACCACTTCTGGAGTTCTTGATGTCATAGAGAAATATGCTGGCAAAGATATTGCCCTTAGAAGTGCTTTGAcaaaagaaatgaaaatatttagaaatggAGAAGGTGATTTTGGGCGCGCAACTGCTAAAAATGATCGCCATGTCATGCTTGCTG ATGAGTGGTGA
- the LOC8070971 gene encoding heavy metal-associated isoprenylated plant protein 7: protein MGEEAKKEDAKKEVEKPKEAAAAEEKKEEKPKDDGAAAAEDKPKEAGGGGGEEKPKDGEEKKEDAPPPPPPPPEEVEMRVYMHCEGCARKVKKILKRFDGVEDVIADSKAHKVLVKGKKVAAEPMKVVERVQKKTGRKVELLSPIPPPPEEKKEEEKKEEPEPPKPEEKKEPPVLAVVLKVHMHCEACAQGIRKRILKMKGVQSVEADLKASEVTVKGVFEESKLAEYVYKRTGKHAAIVKSETVPPPESAPAAGDDKAKEEKKEEGGGEEKKDGKEEEKKEGGGDGGGGDEKKEEKEGGGGGGGDEKKEDADKDKDAAAVAAANLYMHYPRFAFPGGYYQPAYPPPPPPPPGYAYQAYQPAYPPSSYAYAAAPPHHQPMAPQIFSDENPNACSVM from the exons ATGGGCGAG GAGGCGAAGAAGGAGGACGCCAAGAAGGAGGTGGAGAAGCccaaggaggcggcggcggcagaggagaagaaggaggagaAGCCCAAGGACgacggcgccgcggcggcggaggacaAGCCCAAggaagccggcggcggcggcggcgaggagaaGCCAAAGGAtggggaggagaagaaggaggacgctccgccgccgccgcccccgccgccggaGGAGGTCGAGATGCGGGTCTACATGCACTGCGAGGGATGCGCCCGCAAGGTCAAGAAGATCCTCAAGCGTTTCGACG GAGTGGAGGATGTGATCGCCGACTCCAAGGCGCACAAGGTGTTGGTGAAGGGGAAGAAGGTGGCCGCGGAGCCCATGAAGGTGGTGGAGCGCGTCCAGAAGAAGACCGGCCGCAAGGTGGAGCTCCTGTCGCCAataccgccgccgccggaggagaagaaggaagaggagaagaaggaggagcCTGAGCCTCCAAAgccggaggagaagaaggag CCGCCGGTGCTCGCCGTGGTGCTGAAGGTGCACATGCACTGCGAGGCCTGTGCTCAGGGAATCAGGAAGAGGATCCTCAAGATGAAAG GCGTGCAGTCTGTTGAAGCAGACCTCAAGGCATCGGAGGTGACAGTGAAGGGCGTGTTCGAGGAGTCCAAGCTGGCCGAGTACGTGTACAAGCGCACGGGCAAGCACGCGGCCATCGTCAAGTCCGAGACAGTCCCCCCACCGGAGAGTGCGCCCGCCGCCGGCGACGACAAGgccaaggaggagaagaaggaagaaGGTGGTGGTGAGGAGAAGAAGGACGGCAAGGAGGAAGAGAAGAAGGAGGGcggtggcgacggcggcggcggcgacgagaagaaggaggagaaggagggtggcggcggcggcggtggcgacgAGAAGAAGGAGGACGCCGACAAGGACAAGGACGCGGCCGCCGTCGCGGCCGCCAACCTGTACATGCACTACCCGCGGTTCGCGTTCCCGGGAGGGTACTACCAGCCGGcgtacccgccgccgccgccgccgcctccggggTACGCATACCAGGCCTACCAGCCGGCCTACCCGCCGTCGTCGTACGCgtacgccgccgcgccgccgcaccACCAGCCCATGGCGCCGCAGATCTTCAGCGACGAGAACCCCAACGCCTGCTCCGTCATGTAA